One Pseudomonadota bacterium genomic window carries:
- a CDS encoding MBOAT family protein, which translates to MLFNSYVFLFGFLPVTLGVYYLLGRLPSPRPALTWLTSASLFFYGWWDPPYLILLAASMLFNFSVGVRLTRAARRAAPLRRPLLAFGIAGNLALIGYYKYAGFFAGSLEALFGFDLGEQSVLLPLAISFYTFQQIAYLVDAARGQVEEYSLIDYCLFVAFFPQLIAGPIVHHHEVMPQFAQRATFRFSHDNFAVGLTFFTIGLFKKVVWADTLGSFASPVFAAASEGAPISALEAWTGVLAYTLQLYFDFSGYSDMAVGLARMVGIELPYNFNSPYKAVNIIDFWRRWHMTLSRFLRDYLYIPLGGNRSGQGRRYLNLFLTMLLGGLWHGAGWTFVFWGALHGLFLFVNHAWHAVRAALGFPVGGGTRWGRCLARLLTLLAVILGWVVFRAETMGAALNLLSAMGGSHGLVGLGPASVEPAAIAPFAGWPGGSEIVKRLLAADRLVFIAGLFAVAVFGPNSQEWIDRAGHRQPLVWHPNLLWASATAAMLLFSVTQLSRVSEFLYFQF; encoded by the coding sequence CTTGGCTTACCAGCGCGTCGTTGTTCTTCTATGGCTGGTGGGATCCGCCCTATCTCATTCTGCTCGCCGCCAGCATGCTGTTCAACTTTAGCGTGGGAGTTCGCCTGACGCGCGCTGCGCGGCGGGCCGCGCCGCTGCGGCGGCCGCTGTTGGCATTTGGTATCGCCGGCAACCTGGCGCTGATCGGCTACTACAAGTACGCCGGTTTCTTCGCCGGTAGTCTGGAGGCTCTCTTTGGGTTCGACCTAGGCGAGCAGTCGGTGCTGCTGCCTCTGGCGATTTCCTTTTATACCTTTCAGCAGATTGCCTATCTGGTCGATGCGGCCAGGGGACAAGTAGAGGAATACAGCCTCATCGACTACTGCTTGTTCGTCGCTTTTTTTCCGCAGCTCATCGCCGGGCCAATCGTGCATCATCACGAGGTCATGCCGCAGTTCGCGCAGCGGGCTACGTTCCGCTTCAGCCATGACAACTTCGCGGTGGGTCTCACCTTTTTCACCATCGGGCTGTTCAAGAAGGTCGTTTGGGCCGACACGCTGGGGAGTTTTGCCTCGCCCGTATTTGCGGCAGCATCCGAGGGAGCGCCGATAAGCGCGCTTGAGGCCTGGACGGGTGTGCTCGCCTACACCCTGCAGCTCTATTTCGACTTCTCGGGCTATTCGGACATGGCCGTCGGATTAGCGCGTATGGTCGGTATCGAGCTGCCCTATAATTTCAATTCGCCCTACAAGGCGGTCAACATCATCGACTTCTGGCGCCGTTGGCACATGACTTTGTCGCGCTTTCTACGGGATTATCTCTACATCCCACTGGGAGGCAACCGATCCGGCCAGGGACGGCGCTACCTCAATCTGTTCCTCACCATGCTTCTCGGCGGACTCTGGCACGGCGCTGGTTGGACCTTCGTGTTCTGGGGCGCGCTCCACGGCCTGTTTTTGTTTGTTAATCATGCCTGGCATGCGGTGCGTGCCGCACTCGGCTTCCCGGTAGGTGGCGGGACGCGCTGGGGCCGTTGTCTAGCCCGCCTGCTCACCTTGCTGGCCGTCATCCTGGGCTGGGTGGTCTTCCGTGCGGAAACTATGGGCGCGGCCCTGAACCTGCTCTCAGCCATGGGAGGAAGCCATGGCCTCGTTGGCCTAGGCCCAGCGTCGGTCGAGCCAGCGGCCATCGCTCCGTTCGCAGGCTGGCCCGGGGGTAGCGAGATCGTGAAGCGCCTGCTGGCCGCTGACCGCCTGGTGTTTATAGCCGGCCTGTTTGCCGTGGCAGTGTTCGGGCCCAACTCGCAGGAATGGATCGATCGAGCTGGGCATCGTCAGCCGCTGGTCTGGCATCCCAATCTGCTTTGGGCGTCCGCTACGGCAGCGATGCTGCTGTTCTCGGTCACCCAGTTGTCCAGGGTTAGCGAATTTCTCTACTTCCAGTTCTAG